The Deltaproteobacteria bacterium DNA segment ACCTGGCGACGGTGGGCTAGTTCTTCGCGGCTTGCGCCGGCGGCTCGTCGACGACGTCGTCGCCCGACTTCGGGAACTGGTTCGCCTTGCCGACGTCGACCGCGAAGATGCGCGGATCGCCGCTGGCCACCGCGTAGACCTTTCCGTTCTCTTCCTTGCCGAAGGTGATGCTCGCGAGGCTCTTGCCGTTGCCATCCTGCGCGCTGGCTTCGCGCGTGGGCTTGTCCAGGCCGAACTTGGCGAGGTCCGCGGGCGCCTGGCCGACGACCGCCGTGCCCTTCAAGTTCGCAAACAGCGTCAGGAGCTGGCCCATCTTCCACTTCTTCGCCGGGCCGGGCTTGGGCGCGAGGACGCTCCAGGTGTCGACGTCGGCGCCGGCGTCATCCTTCTCGTGCTTGCGCTGGAGCAGCACCTTCTCACCCTTGGGCGTGGTGAACTGCATCGCGGCCACGTCCTCGCGTGCGACGTGCGAGAGCGTCTTGTCCTCGAGCGCCTCCATCGATTGGTGCAGCCGCGCGTGCGCGTCGAGCGGAACCTGGGCCACGGCGTGACCCGAGCTCGCGTGCGCGTACTCGCGTTTCTCGCCCGTGGGGCTGGCCTGACCGAAGCCGAGCGTGACCGACTTGCCGTCGGCGCCGGTCACGCTGATCGACGCCATCGGCGTGCCGAGTCCGAACGTGTCGAGCGCGCTGTCGCTCTCGCTGGCGATGGCGGTGGCGCGCGCGTTCAGCGCCACGCCGAGAACGTTCTCGACGACGGCGAGATCCGCCTTCTCCACCTTGGGCGCGATGACCTTCCAGCCTTCGGCGTCGCGCTTGAGCGTGTAGCGGTCGGGCGGCGCGTCGACGTCGATGAGCTTCACCTGCTCGGGGTCGATGTCCATGAGCCGCTTGTCTCTCAGCTCGAAGGTGCCGCGCGCGAGCACCGGCTGGTGGTTCCCCTCGAGGAGGATCACCGCGTCCTGGCCGCCGAGCCGCGCGTACTCGCCGCCGGCGTAGTCGTTCACGTCGCCCAGGGAGAGCTCCGCCGAGCCGCCCGGCCAGGTGACCTGAAGCCGCGCCACCGGCCGGTCGAGGCCGTACTTGGCGAGGTCCGTGGGGTGCTCGTCCACGATCGACTTGCGCCGCAGGCTCGAGAGCCGCGTCAGCGTCGACCGAAGCGTCTCCGGATCCGCTCCGACCTCGAGCGGCGCGGTGATGCGCCAGCCCTCGGCGCCTTTCGCGAGCACCGTGGTCTCGTCCTTCGCGGTGACGGTGAGCGCCGTGGCCTTCGCCGGGTCGAAGTCGATCACCGTCGAGGCCTTCTCCTCGGCCTGCTTCTTCTCTTCGTCGGTGTGCTTGCTCTTCCACGCCGCGAAGCCCAGCCCGCCCGCGATCGCGAGCATCGCGCCGAGTCCCACGAGCGAGCGCTGAACCTGGGTCATGGCGGCCTACTTCGCGCGGCGGTTGAAGAAGATGGCCAGCCCGAACGCGAGCAGGCCAATGGGCAGCTCGGTGGCAAAGAAGCGGATGCCGCCCATCTGCGTCGCGGTCAGGAAGAGGCGGCTCGCCTCGCGCTGGCGCGGGCGGATGGAGATGCGCTCGCTCTGGTCGGCCATGTAGTTGAGACAATTGAGAGCGAAATCGCCATTGCCAAGGACTGTGAAGTTACCGTTGGTGGCGAAGTCGTGATCGCCGATGACGATGAGCCGGCCCTCGTCGCTGCGCTTCTGACCCTGGCCGGGCTTGGCCGCCTTCGACGCCACCGCCGCGAGGTTCAGCGGGCCCACCTTCGCTTTTCCCTCGGGCGAGCTGCTGTGCTCGCCGGCGTTGGTCTCCACCCAGGTCACGGGCGAGCCGCCCATGGCGCCGAGCGTGTACACCAGCGGCGTGGCGTTCACGCCTTGCGCGGGCGTCATGCTCAGGCTCGCGGCCTGCGGGTACACGGTGACGAGGTTGAAGCCCTTCACCACCGCGTGCTCGCCGTAGCCCACGCCAATGGCTGCAAAGGGGTTATCGAACTTGCCGCGGCCGGCCTGGTCCACGATCACGCCGTCGTCGATGGTCACGCCCCAGTCCTTGAGCAGCGGCTCGAGGCCGGTCGGCGTAAAGGGCTCGACCATGGCGATCACCCGGCCGCCCTCCTCGAGGTACTTGCGAAGGATGGCCACCTCTGCGGGCAAGAGCGGCTTCTCCGGTCCGGCGATGACGATGGCCGCCGCGTCGGTGGGCACCTCGCCGTTGCCGAAGGGGAGCTTCGCGGCCTTGAGGCCCTCGTTGCCCATTCGCTCCACGAGCTGGGTCATGCCGTTGGGCGTCTTGTCGTCGATGCCCGCTTCGCCGTGGCCGTCGAGGAAGTAGATCTTGCGCTGCGTCTGGTGTGTCACCTTCACGAGCGCATTGGTGAGATCTTCTTCGGTGGGCGTGGCCACCTTCACGTCCGACTTGCCCTGGCGCACCACCACGTGCGGCCCACCGCGGGTGAGGCCGACCTCCTTCACCAGCACGGGCTCCTTCTCGGGATCCAGCGTGCGCACCACCAGCTTGTCGCCCAATGCCTTGTAGCGCGCGAAGAGGGCGTCCCAGATCTCGGCCTGGGGCTCGCCGCCCTTGAAGAACGCCAGGACCTCCACCGGCTCCTTCAGGCCCTGCACCGTCTTCACGGTGTCGTCGGACAAAGAATGAATCTTATTTTGTGTCACATCCCAGGTCTTGGGGTGCGCCACCGCGAGGTAGTTGCCGGCGATGATCGCGCCCAGCAGCAGCGCGGTGCTCACGGCCGAGACGGTTGTGTAGAACGTCCCGCGGTTGGTGAATTGCTCGGTGAGCTGTCCCAGGTTGGTGACCAGGTAGAAGGTCACCGCGCCGGCCCCGGCGATCACGTTGATGGCGCCGAGCCAGTTGTCGCCGGCCACCACCACCGTCAACGCAGACGCCAGGAGGAGCACCAGCCCCACCGGCCCTGCCATGCGTCCCCAGTGCGCGAGCTTCATGGTGTCTCCTAGCTCCAACGCTGGGCCTCGACGGTGCGCTGCGTGAGGAAGAGCGCGAGCACCATCAGGCTGATGAAATAGGCGATGTCCTTCGTACTCACGCTTCCCGAGGCCATGCTGGCGATGTGCGGGATCCACCCGAGGTCGCCGAAGATCTGCTTGGCGAGCTCGTCGGTGGTGCCCGAGGCGGCGCCGGCGATGAGCCAGAGCCCGAAGGTCACGGCCAGGCCGATCACCGCGGCCACCGCCTGGTTCTCGGTGCGAGAGGAGACGAAGAGCCCGATGGCCACCACCGCGCCGCCCCAGAGCAGCAGGCCAGCGTAGCCCGTGGCCACCGTGGCCCACTCGATGGGCGCGGTGCTGCCCGCGCTCGCGCCGTAGACCTGCAAGACCACCGGATAGATGAAGGTGAAGCCGATGCTCACCACGACCACGGACCAAGCGGCAAAGAACTTGCCCAGCACGATCTCCGTGGGGCGCACGGGCGTGGTCATGAGCAGCTCCATGGTGTGCTGCCGCTTCTCCTCCGCCAGCAGCCGCATGGTCACGAACGGGGCCACGAAGCCCACCAGCACGCCCAGGTTGGTCAGCGTGGGCGTGAGCACCAGGTCGGTGAGGTTGATGCGCGTGGAGTCGTAGAAGCCCTGCATCGCCATCAGCGACGCGCGGGAGAAGCCCTGCACGCAGTAGATGAAGATGTACGAGCCCAGCACCGTGACGAAGCAGAACGCCGCGTACGCCATCGGCGTGGTGAAGTAGACGTTGAGCTCTTTGCGGGCAATGGCCAGCGTGTTGCGCATGGGATCTCCCGTGCGAAGAATAGAATTAAATAATAGCTAGGCCGCCGTGAGCTTGATGAACACTTCTTCCAGGCTCGGTTCGCGCGACTCCACGCGGTGCTTCTGGGTGAGCTCGGTGAGGTCGTCGTAGGCCACCAGCTTGCCCTGGTTGATGATCAGCACCTTCTGACAGGTGGCGCTGACCTCTTGCATGATGTGCGTGCTGAGCACGATGGTGTGCTTGCCCGCGAGGCTCTTGATGAGGTCGCGCACCTCGTGGATCTGCTTCGGATCCAGGCCGACGGTCGGCTCGTCGAGGATCAAGACTTTGGGATCGTTGAGCAGCGCCTGCGCCATGCCCACGCGCTGCTTGTAGCCCTTGGAGATGTTGGCGATGACGCGGTCGAGCACGTCGGTCACGGAGGTGAGGTGCGCCACGCGCTCGACCTCGCCCTTGAGCCGCTTGCCCTCCACGCCCTTCAAGCGCGCCACGAACTTCAAGTACGCGCTCACGGTCATGTCCACGTAGAGCGGCGGCAGCTCGGGCAGGTAGCCGACCTGGCGCTTCACCTCGAGCGGCTTCTCGAAGACGTCGAGGCCGGCGACCTTCACGGTGCCCCCGCTCGCCGGCAGGAAGCCGGTGAGGATGCGCATGGTCGTCGACTTGCCCGCGCCGTTGGGCCCGAGGAAGCCGAGGATCTGGCCCTCCTCGACCTTGAAGCTCAGGTGGTCGACGGCGACGCGGTCTCGGTAGCGCTTGACCAGGTTCTCGACGTGGATCATGGGCAGGCCTCCAGCGCCGGCCAAAACGGCGAGCGCCGGGTTTCATTCCCAGGAAGATCAGAGGGCCGATCGCGTGTCAAGCGAGCGCTCGCGTGGCCCCGCGGCCGCAGGCTGTGGTCGAGCATCCACGCCGGCCGCGCCGCCGCATGCTTGACCGCACTGGCCCGTGCGCTGCATTGAAGGGCGGCACCATCCCGGAGCGCGCGTGAGCCAGCCCATCCTCGTCCACAAGTACGGCGGCTCGAGCGTCGCCGACGTGGAGAAGATGAAGAAGGTGGCCGCGCTCATCGCCGCGCGGCGCGCGCAGGGCTACGGGCTGGTGGTCGTCGTCTCCGCGATGGGCGACACCACCGACGAGCTGCTCGCGCTCGCGAAGAAGGTGACCGCGAATCCGCCGCGCCGCGAGCTGGACATGCTGCTCACCGCAGGCGAGCGCATCAGCATGGCGCTCTTGTCGATGGCGCTCATCGAGCAGGGCACGCCGGCCATCAGCTTCACCGGCTCGCAGAGCGGCATCATCACCAGCGACGACCACGCCCAGGCGCGGATCATCGACGTGCGGCCCACGCGGGTGCGCGAGGAGCTCGCGAAGGGAAAGGTGGTCATCGTCGCCGGGTACCAGGGCGTGTCCGAGAAGCGCGAGGTGACCACGCTCGGCCGCGGCGGCTCGGACACCACGGCGGTGGCGATGGCGGCCGCGCTCAGCGCCGAGGCTTGCGAGATCTACAGCGACGTGGACGGCGTCTTCACCGCGGATCCGCGCGTCGTCCCCAGGGCGCACAAGCTGGAGACGCTGGCGCACGAGGAGATGCAGGAGCTCGCGCACTGCGGAGCGAAAGTCCTGAACGCCGCGGCCGTGGAGTTCGCGCGCGCCAAGGGCATCACCATCCACGCCAAGAGCACGTTCGGCGGCGGCACGGGGACGAAGGTCGTATCCGAGCCGGGCCCCGACGCCATCCGCGGCATCGCCACCGACGCCGAGGTCGCGCTGCTGCAGGCCGAGCGCTCGGTGGATGTGAACGCGCTCCTCGATTTTCTCCGCGGCGCGCACGCGCACGCGCGCGAGCTCGGTCGACGCGCGGAGCGGCACGGCTGGGCCATCCCCATGGCCGACGTGCACGACGAAGGCTTCGCGAGCGAGCTCCAGCGTCGCTTCGGCGGCGCGGTGCGCCTGGTGACCGACGTCGCGCGGGTGAGCGCGGCCGGCCGTGGCGCGAGCAAGTCGGAGGTCGTGAAGGCGCTGCTGGAGGCTGCGCGCGCGTCGAGCGCGGAGGTGCTCGACGTCGACGGCCAGCCGCTCTCGAGCTCGATCTTCGTGGCGCGGGGCAAGCTCGCCGAGGTGGCGCGCGCGGCGCACGCGGCGCTGCTCGAGGGCTGATTACTTCGCGAACGACTTGCGGTAGTCGCTGGCGTTCGCGGGCAGCTCGAAGAGCCTGCACATCTGCTGCAGCCGCGACCACACCCGCTCGCCGACGCGCTCGCGCAGCGGCTGATCGATGCGGCTCTCCTCGAGGCGCTCGCCCGTGCCCTTCCACTGCGGGCGCTCGGCTTTCTCGCTCAGCCGATAGTTGGTGGCAAAGAACGTGGGCCGGCCCGCGTTGTAGCGGCGCGACACCAGCTCATCGAGCGTCTCCTGCTCGAAGGGGCTCATCTTTCCCTTGCCGAGCTCGTCGATGGCGAGCACGGGCACGTCGGCGAGCGGGGCGATGATGTCGAGCGAGCTGCGGCCCTCGCCGAAGCCCTTGCGGATCTCGCTGTAGAGGAACGAGATCTCCACGTAGCGGCAGCTCACGCGCGTCTCCAGCGTGAGGTAGCGCAGAATCGACGCGAGCAGGTGCGTCTTGCCGGTGCCCACCGGCCCCGCGACGAGCAGGCCTTCCTTGGTCGTGCCGGGCACGAAGGTGTGGCAGATGCCCTCGGAGATCATGCGCAGCGAGTGCAGCTCGGGAAAGCCGGGCTGCAGGCTCGCGAAGCTCTGATCCGCGCACCGTGCGGGCAAGTGCGCGCCGTTGAAGAGCGACACGCCGGTGCGCGCGCGCTGGCAGGTGCACGGCGAGAGGAAGCGGTAGCCGTCGCGCTCCTCGAAGACGCGCCCGGTGCC contains these protein-coding regions:
- a CDS encoding DUF4340 domain-containing protein, with amino-acid sequence MTQVQRSLVGLGAMLAIAGGLGFAAWKSKHTDEEKKQAEEKASTVIDFDPAKATALTVTAKDETTVLAKGAEGWRITAPLEVGADPETLRSTLTRLSSLRRKSIVDEHPTDLAKYGLDRPVARLQVTWPGGSAELSLGDVNDYAGGEYARLGGQDAVILLEGNHQPVLARGTFELRDKRLMDIDPEQVKLIDVDAPPDRYTLKRDAEGWKVIAPKVEKADLAVVENVLGVALNARATAIASESDSALDTFGLGTPMASISVTGADGKSVTLGFGQASPTGEKREYAHASSGHAVAQVPLDAHARLHQSMEALEDKTLSHVAREDVAAMQFTTPKGEKVLLQRKHEKDDAGADVDTWSVLAPKPGPAKKWKMGQLLTLFANLKGTAVVGQAPADLAKFGLDKPTREASAQDGNGKSLASITFGKEENGKVYAVASGDPRIFAVDVGKANQFPKSGDDVVDEPPAQAAKN
- a CDS encoding GldG family protein, producing the protein MKLAHWGRMAGPVGLVLLLASALTVVVAGDNWLGAINVIAGAGAVTFYLVTNLGQLTEQFTNRGTFYTTVSAVSTALLLGAIIAGNYLAVAHPKTWDVTQNKIHSLSDDTVKTVQGLKEPVEVLAFFKGGEPQAEIWDALFARYKALGDKLVVRTLDPEKEPVLVKEVGLTRGGPHVVVRQGKSDVKVATPTEEDLTNALVKVTHQTQRKIYFLDGHGEAGIDDKTPNGMTQLVERMGNEGLKAAKLPFGNGEVPTDAAAIVIAGPEKPLLPAEVAILRKYLEEGGRVIAMVEPFTPTGLEPLLKDWGVTIDDGVIVDQAGRGKFDNPFAAIGVGYGEHAVVKGFNLVTVYPQAASLSMTPAQGVNATPLVYTLGAMGGSPVTWVETNAGEHSSSPEGKAKVGPLNLAAVASKAAKPGQGQKRSDEGRLIVIGDHDFATNGNFTVLGNGDFALNCLNYMADQSERISIRPRQREASRLFLTATQMGGIRFFATELPIGLLAFGLAIFFNRRAK
- a CDS encoding ABC transporter permease subunit, with the translated sequence MRNTLAIARKELNVYFTTPMAYAAFCFVTVLGSYIFIYCVQGFSRASLMAMQGFYDSTRINLTDLVLTPTLTNLGVLVGFVAPFVTMRLLAEEKRQHTMELLMTTPVRPTEIVLGKFFAAWSVVVVSIGFTFIYPVVLQVYGASAGSTAPIEWATVATGYAGLLLWGGAVVAIGLFVSSRTENQAVAAVIGLAVTFGLWLIAGAASGTTDELAKQIFGDLGWIPHIASMASGSVSTKDIAYFISLMVLALFLTQRTVEAQRWS
- a CDS encoding ATP-binding cassette domain-containing protein, with amino-acid sequence MIHVENLVKRYRDRVAVDHLSFKVEEGQILGFLGPNGAGKSTTMRILTGFLPASGGTVKVAGLDVFEKPLEVKRQVGYLPELPPLYVDMTVSAYLKFVARLKGVEGKRLKGEVERVAHLTSVTDVLDRVIANISKGYKQRVGMAQALLNDPKVLILDEPTVGLDPKQIHEVRDLIKSLAGKHTIVLSTHIMQEVSATCQKVLIINQGKLVAYDDLTELTQKHRVESREPSLEEVFIKLTAA
- a CDS encoding aspartate kinase, translated to MSQPILVHKYGGSSVADVEKMKKVAALIAARRAQGYGLVVVVSAMGDTTDELLALAKKVTANPPRRELDMLLTAGERISMALLSMALIEQGTPAISFTGSQSGIITSDDHAQARIIDVRPTRVREELAKGKVVIVAGYQGVSEKREVTTLGRGGSDTTAVAMAAALSAEACEIYSDVDGVFTADPRVVPRAHKLETLAHEEMQELAHCGAKVLNAAAVEFARAKGITIHAKSTFGGGTGTKVVSEPGPDAIRGIATDAEVALLQAERSVDVNALLDFLRGAHAHARELGRRAERHGWAIPMADVHDEGFASELQRRFGGAVRLVTDVARVSAAGRGASKSEVVKALLEAARASSAEVLDVDGQPLSSSIFVARGKLAEVARAAHAALLEG
- a CDS encoding ATP-binding protein, whose protein sequence is MEAVALKTCPTCQGSGARITASGEFAHATLCTCQQACTRCEGTGRVFEERDGYRFLSPCTCQRARTGVSLFNGAHLPARCADQSFASLQPGFPELHSLRMISEGICHTFVPGTTKEGLLVAGPVGTGKTHLLASILRYLTLETRVSCRYVEISFLYSEIRKGFGEGRSSLDIIAPLADVPVLAIDELGKGKMSPFEQETLDELVSRRYNAGRPTFFATNYRLSEKAERPQWKGTGERLEESRIDQPLRERVGERVWSRLQQMCRLFELPANASDYRKSFAK